A section of the Ornithinimicrobium sufpigmenti genome encodes:
- a CDS encoding acyl-CoA carboxylase subunit epsilon: MSDEPAAQRPDPDTDVAGPPVVRVVRGNPSPAQLAALTVVLSAAGGGPEAEPPRRTLWTNRARYARPRPAVGPGGWRASALPR, from the coding sequence GTGAGCGACGAGCCCGCCGCCCAGAGGCCGGACCCCGACACGGACGTCGCCGGGCCACCGGTGGTCCGCGTCGTGCGCGGCAACCCGAGCCCGGCCCAGCTCGCCGCCCTCACCGTGGTGCTCTCCGCCGCGGGCGGGGGTCCGGAGGCCGAGCCGCCCCGGCGGACGCTGTGGACCAACCGCGCCCGCTACGCCCGCCCGCGTCCCGCGGTCGGTCCCGGCGGCTGGCGCGCCTCCGCCCTGCCCCGCTGA
- a CDS encoding acyl-CoA carboxylase subunit beta, with protein MTDTVNADSQGEQDSGDGPDLRTTAGRLQDYHARVEAAVHAGSASAVEKQHAKGKKTARERIEDLLDEGSFTELDALARHRSTAFGQEKKRPYGDGVVTGYGTVDGRPVCVFAQDFTVFGGSLGEVFGEKIVKVMDLAMKIGCPVVGINDSGGARIQEGVVALGLYAEIFKRNVHASGVIPQISLVMGPAAGGAVYSPAITDFVVMVDQTSHMFITGPDVIKTVTGEDVTFEDLGGARTHNTVSGVAHYMGADEDDAIDYVKELLSYLPQNNLEDPPAFDPDIDEEVGPEDEALNTLIPDSPNVPYDIKAAIETVLDDGEFLEVQPLFAPNIVTGFGRVEGRSVGVVANQPLQLAGTLDIDASEKAARFVRTCDAFNIPILTFVDVPGFLPGTDQEFGGIIRRGAKLLYAYAEATVPLVTIITRKAYGGAYDVMGSKHLGADINLAWPTAQIAVMGAQGAVNILYRKQLQAAAEEGGPQALEAERARRIREYEDTLANPYVAAERGYIDAVIEPSATRVEVARALRHLRSKRTTRAPRKHGNIPL; from the coding sequence ATGACCGACACCGTCAACGCGGACTCGCAGGGCGAGCAGGACTCCGGCGACGGCCCGGACCTGCGCACCACGGCCGGGCGTTTGCAGGACTACCACGCGCGGGTGGAGGCGGCGGTGCACGCCGGCTCGGCCAGTGCGGTGGAGAAGCAGCACGCGAAGGGCAAGAAGACCGCCCGCGAGCGGATCGAGGACCTGCTGGACGAGGGCAGCTTCACCGAGCTGGACGCCCTGGCCCGGCACCGGTCCACCGCTTTCGGGCAGGAGAAGAAGCGCCCGTACGGCGACGGGGTGGTCACCGGCTACGGCACCGTCGACGGGCGCCCGGTCTGCGTCTTCGCCCAGGACTTCACCGTCTTCGGTGGCTCCCTGGGCGAGGTCTTCGGGGAGAAGATCGTCAAGGTGATGGACCTGGCGATGAAGATCGGCTGCCCGGTCGTGGGCATCAACGACTCCGGTGGCGCCCGCATCCAGGAAGGCGTCGTGGCGCTCGGTCTCTACGCCGAGATCTTCAAGCGCAACGTCCACGCCTCCGGCGTCATCCCCCAGATCTCCCTGGTCATGGGCCCGGCCGCCGGCGGCGCGGTCTACTCCCCGGCCATCACCGACTTCGTCGTCATGGTCGACCAGACCTCCCACATGTTCATCACCGGCCCCGACGTCATCAAGACCGTCACCGGCGAGGACGTCACCTTCGAGGACCTGGGCGGGGCCCGCACCCACAACACCGTCAGCGGCGTGGCCCACTACATGGGCGCCGACGAGGACGACGCGATCGACTACGTCAAGGAGCTGCTCAGCTACCTGCCGCAGAACAACCTGGAGGACCCCCCGGCCTTCGACCCCGACATCGACGAGGAGGTCGGGCCCGAGGACGAGGCGCTCAACACCCTCATCCCCGACTCCCCCAACGTCCCCTACGACATCAAGGCGGCCATCGAGACCGTCCTGGACGACGGGGAGTTCCTGGAGGTCCAACCCCTCTTCGCGCCCAACATCGTCACCGGCTTCGGCCGCGTCGAGGGCCGCTCGGTCGGCGTCGTGGCCAACCAGCCGCTGCAGCTGGCCGGCACCCTGGACATCGACGCCTCGGAGAAGGCCGCCCGCTTCGTACGCACCTGCGACGCCTTCAACATCCCCATCCTGACCTTCGTCGACGTCCCCGGGTTCCTGCCGGGCACCGACCAGGAGTTCGGCGGCATCATCCGCCGCGGCGCCAAGCTGCTCTACGCCTACGCCGAGGCCACCGTGCCCCTGGTGACCATCATCACCCGCAAGGCCTACGGCGGCGCCTACGACGTCATGGGCTCCAAGCACCTGGGCGCCGACATCAACCTGGCCTGGCCCACCGCCCAGATCGCGGTCATGGGTGCCCAGGGCGCGGTCAACATCCTCTACCGCAAGCAGCTGCAGGCCGCCGCCGAGGAAGGCGGACCCCAGGCCCTGGAAGCCGAACGGGCCCGCCGCATCCGTGAGTACGAGGACACCCTGGCCAACCCCTACGTCGCCGCCGAACGCGGCTATATCGACGCGGTCATCGAGCCCAGCGCCACCCGCGTCGAGGTAGCCCGGGCCCTGCGCCACCTGCGCTCCAAGCGCACGACCCGCGCCCCGCGCAAGCACGGGAACATCCCGCTGTGA